The following proteins are encoded in a genomic region of Balneola vulgaris DSM 17893:
- a CDS encoding sensor histidine kinase: MMRILKTKNTLARNRFLRWLLLMVGLGAIIALTGMNVFSLYDIRNRVTESENERQLKKSEDITLIVRDEIYTPFNKLLNINDDLEATLEQGNRSPETLISILADLSNNPYINSIYYTPVDKDPCISDESIFYYNKERRRIQPTNNYSTLLCDGVGLIRSTTRIQVNNFDLRWRAMIEFDAHRSMNIGLINLAENRVVGYFTFILNQDMIVESLIAPLIKNYFEPSNTSGTVVWLHDHKRDIVLASSDPSVPFDVDLIDQRVRFPRFFGDWNIKIAFINPPISSAYQETFLKNIIVLGTAVLFLMGSLLFMFYTAQKERALSQRQAGFLANVTHELKTPLAVMQAAGENIADGRVTEPKRLKRYGSHIYDESVRLRKMIEKLLDVAKYDAGQNAMNLVPHNMKQLVEKYLNENREYIEEAGFEIEYRHESNVDYSVLVDSDSIETVLSNLTENAIKYSNNEKVILYRIFADTTHIIIEIEDHGVGIQKKELKNIFKKFYRVEETLVAKTKGHGLGLSIVKSLIELNKGRISVSSEYGKGTIFKIAFPKIKD, encoded by the coding sequence GATTTCTTCGCTGGTTGCTCTTAATGGTAGGATTAGGCGCCATTATTGCACTTACAGGAATGAATGTATTTAGCCTCTACGATATTCGTAATCGTGTAACGGAAAGCGAAAATGAAAGGCAGCTCAAAAAATCCGAAGACATAACGCTGATTGTCCGTGATGAAATTTATACACCGTTTAATAAGCTTTTAAATATTAATGATGATCTAGAAGCTACTCTTGAGCAAGGCAATCGCTCTCCGGAAACACTTATTAGCATTCTAGCCGATTTATCCAACAATCCATATATCAACTCGATTTATTACACCCCAGTTGATAAGGACCCATGCATTAGTGATGAGAGCATCTTTTACTACAATAAAGAACGTAGACGCATCCAACCTACCAATAATTACAGCACTTTATTATGTGATGGCGTTGGGCTAATTCGATCTACCACGCGTATTCAAGTAAACAACTTTGATTTACGTTGGAGAGCGATGATTGAGTTTGACGCACACCGAAGTATGAACATCGGGTTAATCAACTTAGCTGAAAACCGTGTGGTTGGTTATTTCACCTTCATCTTAAACCAAGACATGATAGTGGAGAGCTTAATTGCTCCACTCATTAAGAATTACTTTGAGCCCAGTAATACAAGTGGCACGGTTGTTTGGCTTCATGATCATAAAAGAGATATCGTACTTGCTAGTAGCGACCCTTCGGTTCCTTTTGATGTAGACCTAATTGATCAACGCGTTCGATTTCCACGATTTTTTGGTGACTGGAATATTAAAATAGCCTTCATTAACCCTCCGATTTCTTCCGCATATCAAGAAACATTCTTGAAAAATATCATTGTGTTAGGAACTGCAGTTCTCTTTTTGATGGGATCATTGTTATTCATGTTTTATACGGCTCAAAAAGAACGCGCCTTATCCCAAAGGCAGGCGGGTTTCCTAGCTAATGTAACCCATGAATTAAAAACTCCACTAGCTGTAATGCAGGCCGCTGGAGAGAATATTGCAGATGGTAGAGTAACAGAACCTAAGCGCCTAAAAAGGTATGGATCGCATATTTATGATGAATCTGTTCGACTTCGAAAAATGATCGAAAAACTTCTTGATGTGGCTAAGTACGATGCTGGGCAGAATGCCATGAACTTAGTGCCCCATAACATGAAGCAATTGGTTGAAAAGTATTTAAATGAGAATAGAGAATATATCGAGGAAGCTGGGTTTGAAATTGAATACCGACACGAGTCTAATGTAGACTATTCAGTGCTTGTAGACAGCGATAGCATCGAGACAGTTTTAAGCAATTTAACTGAGAATGCAATTAAGTATAGCAACAACGAAAAAGTGATTCTTTATAGAATCTTTGCGGATACAACTCACATCATTATTGAGATCGAGGATCATGGAGTTGGGATACAGAAAAAAGAGCTTAAGAATATTTTTAAGAAATTTTACCGAGTTGAAGAAACCTTAGTGGCTAAAACAAAAGGCCATGGTTTAGGACTTAGCATCGTAAAAAGCCTCATAGAATTAAATAAAGGGCGTATTTCGGTATCAAGTGAATATGGAAAGGGTACTATTTTCAAGATTGCATTTCCCAAGATAAAAGACTGA